A region from the Macaca mulatta isolate MMU2019108-1 chromosome 13, T2T-MMU8v2.0, whole genome shotgun sequence genome encodes:
- the UGP2 gene encoding UTP--glucose-1-phosphate uridylyltransferase isoform X2 produces the protein MGCKGPKSLIGVRNENTFLDLTVQQIEHLNKTYNTDVPLVLMNSFNTDEDTKKILQKYNHCRVKIYTFNQSRYPRINKESLLPVAKDVSYSGENTEAWYPPGHGDIYASFYNSGLLDTFIGEGKEYIFVSNIDNLGATVDLYILNHLMNPPNGKRCEFVMEVTNKTRADVKGGTLTQYEGKLRLVEIAQVPKAHVDEFKSVSKFKIFNTNNLWISLAAVKRLQEQNAIDMEIIVNPKTLDGGLNVIQLETAVGAAIKSFENSLGINVPRSRFLPVKTTSDLLLVMSNLYSLNAGSLTMSEKREFPTVPLVKLGSSFTKVQDYLRRFESIPDMLELDHLTVSGDVTFGKNVSLKGTVIIIANHGDRIDIPPGAVLENKIVSGNLRILDH, from the exons ATGGGCTGCAAAGGCCCTAAAAGTCTGATTGGTGTGAGGAATGAGAATACTTTTCTGGATCTGACTGTTCAGCAAATTGAA CATTTGAATAAAACCTACAATACAGATGTTCCTCTTGTTTTAATGAACTCTTTTAACACGGATGAAGATACCAAAAAAATACTACAGAAGTACAATCATTGTCGTGTGAAAATCTACACTTTCAATCAAAGCAG gtaccCGAGGATTAATAAAGAATCTTTACTTCCTGTAGCAAAGGACGTGTCTTACTCAGGGGAAAATACAGAAGCTTGGTACCCTCCAGGTCATGGTGATATTTACGCCAGTTTCTACAACTCTGGTTTGCTTGATACCTTTATAGGAGAAGGCAAAGAGTATATTTTTGTGTCTAACATAGATAATCTGGGTGCCACAGTGGATCTGTATATTCTTAATCATCTAATGAACCCACCCAATGGAAAACGCTGTGAATTTGTCATGGAAGTCACAAATAAAACACGTGCAGATGTAAAG GGCGGGACACTCACTCAATATGAAGGCAAACTGAGACTGGTGGAAATTGCTCAAGTGCCAAAAGCACATGTTGACGAGTTCAAGTCTGTATCaaagttcaaaatatttaacacaaaCAACCTATGGATTTCTCTTGCAGCAGTTAAAAGACTGCAGGAGCAGAATGCCATTGACATGGAAATCATTGTGAATCCAAAG ACTTTGGATGGAGGCCTGAATGTCATTCAGTTAGAAACTGCAGTAGGGGCTGCCATCAAAAGTTTCGAGAATTCTCTAGGTATTAATGTGCCAAGGAGCCGTTTTCTGCCTGTCAAAACCACATCAGATCTCTTACTGGTGATGTCAAACCTCTATAGTCTTAATGCAGGATCTCTGACAATGAGTGAAAAGCGGGAATTTCCTACAGTGCCCTTGGTTAAATTAGGCAGTTCTTTTACAAAG GTTCAAGATTATCTAAGAAGATTTGAAAGTATACCAGATATGCTTGAATTGGATCACCTCACAGTTTCAGGAGATGTGACATTTGgaaaaaatgtttcattaaaG GGAACGGTTATCATCATTGCAAATCATGGTGACAGAATTGACATCCCACCTGGAGCAGTATTAGAGAACAAGATTGTATCTGGAAACCTTCGCATCTTGGAccactga